The following are encoded in a window of Rosa chinensis cultivar Old Blush chromosome 4, RchiOBHm-V2, whole genome shotgun sequence genomic DNA:
- the LOC112199449 gene encoding cytochrome P450 736A117, whose amino-acid sequence MAELITNAIFSLVLVAVFLILLYKWSFTTSSSTKNSPPSPPKLPIIGNLHQLGSPWTPPHRSLQALSQIHGPLMLLRLGNIPVLVVSSAEAAREIMKTHDLAFASRPKSTVLEKLAYNYKDVATAPYGEYWRQMKSICVLNLLSNKRVRSFHGVREEETRSMINKIKEISQRGGVVNVRKMLMTLTNDVVSITALGRKYYDDEDLKELLVEFTELAGSLHVGDYIPWLGWLSRLGGLDAKLESFVKRYDEFIDTVVQEHIDKSPNTSNRNDHGLQDQNKDRKDFVDVLLEIQRESLLHPPLDRVSIKALILDMFLAGTDTTSTLLEWAMAEILKHPRVMIKLQKEVRGVKKGEEEILTEDDLVDMHYLKAVIKETLRLHPPLTLLVPKMSTQDVKINGYDIKANTQVLVNAWQIGRDPKSFNYKPEEFEPERFLEVNSGLSYKGTDFQLIPFGAGRRVCPGIQFATSVNEIALANLLHKFDWTLPGGVRNDELDMMESSGLTIHKKYPLKAVAIPYSST is encoded by the exons ATGGCGGAACTGATCACCAATGCAATCTTTTCACTTGTGCTCGTTGCCGTTTTCCTCATTCTCTTATATAAATGGTCTTTTACCACTTCCAGTAGTACAAAAAACTCACCACCTTCTCCACCTAAACTTCCCATCATCGGAAACCTTCACCAACTAGGCTCTCCATGGACTCCACCACATCGCTCACTTCAAGCCTTATCTCAGATCCATGGTCCTCTAATGCTCCTTCGCTTGGGAAACATTCCTGTCCTTGTCGTCTCGTCGGCCGAGGCTGCCCGGGAGATCATGAAAACCCATGACCTCGCATTCGCCAGCAGACCTAAGTCCACCGTCCTCGAGAAGCTTGCCTACAACTACAAAGACGTGGCCACGGCTCCTTACGGTGAATACTGGAGGCAGATGAAGAGCATTTGTGTGCTGAACCTGTTAAGTAACAAGAGGGTTCGATCCTTTCATGGTGTGAGAGAAGAAGAGACCAGATCTATGATCAACAAGATAAAGGAAATTTCTCAACGGGGAGGCGTTGTGAACGTGAGGAAGATGCTTATGACGCTTACGAACGACGTAGTCTCGATTACGGCTCTAGGGAGGAAGTACTACGATGATGAGGATCTTAAGGAGCTTTTAGTGGAGTTTACGGAGTTGGCGGGAAGTCTTCATGTTGGGGACTATATTCCATGGCTTGGTTGGTTAAGCCGTCTTGGTGGTTTGGATGCTAAATTAGAAAGCTTCGTTAAACGATACGATGAATTTATAGATACAGTAGTTCAAGAGCATATCGATAAAAGTCCAAACACTAGTAACAGAAATGATCATGGCCTTCAGGATCAGAACAAGGACCGCAAGGATTTTGTGGATGTTTTACTTGAAATTCAGCGAGAAAGCTTGCTCCATCCTCCTCTTGATAGAGTTAGCATAAAGGCTCTCATCttg GATATGTTCCTTGCTGGGACTGATACCACATCTACACTTTTAGAGTGGGCAATGGCAGAGATTTTGAAGCACCCAAGGGTTATGATCAAATTGCAGAAAGAAGTGAGGGGCGTaaaaaagggagaagaagaaatatTAACAGAGGATGATTTGGTTGATATGCACTACTTGAAGGCAGTGATTAAGGAGACTCTTCGCTTACATCCTCCATTAACCCTACTAGTTCCAAAGATGTCGACCcaagatgtgaaaataaatGGCTATGACATTAAGGCCAACACACAGGTCTTAGTGAATGCTTGGCAGATCGGGAGAGATCCTAAATCATTCAATTACAAACCAGAAGAGTTTGAGCCTGAGAGATTTTTAGAGGTTAATAGTGGTTTGAGTTATAAAGGGACTGACTTCCAGCTTATTCCGTTCGGAGCTGGTAGGAGGGTCTGTCCCGGGATTCAGTTTGCTACGTCTGTCAATGAGATTGCTCTAGCAAATCTGCTGCACAAGTTTGATTGGACATTGCCTGGTGGAGTAAGAAATGATGAATTAGATATGATGGAATCATCTGGTTTAACTATTCATAAGAAATACCCTCTTAAAGCCGTGGCTATTCCATACTCATCAACTTAA